Genomic DNA from Streptococcus uberis:
ATAGTGTCGCATCCTAAAATCTAAGAAATTCGCCACTTCTATTTCGGTGGTTTGTCCAGCTTTAATAAAGTCAAGGACGTCTATAAAAGCTTTATCTGTGATGCGACAAGCTTCAGCAATAGTCTCAATTTCACTATCATCCTTAATAAGACGTAAGGTTTCTACAAAACCTGATTGGGGAAGTAAGTCTATTTTGGGAAGCTGATTTTGGAGAGCTTGATAGAATGAAAAAGTTACTTCTTCTTCGAATCCCAAAGAATTGATGTGGTCAGTTTCTAAGAAATATGCCACAATCTTGAGAGGCTCACGACTTTCAATGATGTCGAAACCTTCCACGCTAGCCTTTGCCATTAAAGCATAGCGAGAATCTGTGATAAAGACACGACGGCTAGCTGTAATCAAAACTGTTGCAGCGGTACCAGAAAAACCTGTCAAATAGTAAATATTGGTTAAATGAGTAATTAAAAGAGCTTCTATCCCCTTTTCTTTCATCAACTGTTGACACTTACGAACACGTTGCTCTAAAAAACCTATCATAATGAGCTCCTTTTGCTTTGAAAAAACTACTTTAAGTTTACCATGATTCAAAGGGATTTGAAAGATAAAAAGGAGCTCCTAAGAGCTCCTGTCTGAACTTATCTTATTAGTGAACGGATTGTCATTAGAATTCTGTAAACAGGTCACTTCATTTGAATAGACAAAACTTCCTCTTTTCAGTCTAGTAAACGCTTGTGGTTACTGTCTCTGATTTGCGGTATTGCTGAGATGATATTATTATAGTTTTGCTTTCAAATATCGTCCAGTATAACTTGAATCTACTTGGGCAATTTCCTCTGGTGTCCCAGTGGCAATGATTTGACCTCCACCAACGCCACCTTCCGGTCCTAAGTCAATAATATGGTCCGCGGATTTAATCACATCGAGATTGTGTTCTATCACTAAAACCGTGTTGCCATCATCCACAAAGCGTTCTAAGACAGTCAAAAGTCTTGCAATATCATCGGTATGAAGTCCTGTTGTTGGCTCATCAAGAATATACAGGCTCTTACCTGTTGAGCGCTTGTGTAATTCACTCGCAAGCTTCATGCGTTGCGCTTCACCACCTGATAAAGTTGTTGCTGGTTGCCCCAAAGTCACATAACCTAGGCCGACATCTTTGATGGTTTGGATTTTTCGTGCTATTTTGGGAATAGCAGCAAAAAATTCTAAGGCATCATCAACTGTCATATCTAGCACTTGAGCAATATTTTTCTCCTTGTAGTGAACCTCTAGTGTTTCAGAATTGTAGCGTCTTCCATGACAAACTTCGCAGGGAACATAGACGTCAGGTAAGAAGTGCATCTCAATTTTGATAATCCCATCGCCAGAACAAGCTTCACAGCGCCCACCTTTTACATTAAAAGAAAAACGACCTTTTTTATAGCCTCGAATTTTGGCTTCATTGGTTTGCGCAAATAAATCGCGGATATCATCAAACACACCAGTGTAAGTTGCGGGATTTGAACGTGGGGTTCGTCCAATCGGGCTTTGGTCAATATCTATCAAGCGATCTACATGTTCAATACCTTCAAAAGATTTGTATTTTCCTGGTTTGTCTGAATTTCGGTTTAATTTTTGAGCAACTACTTTTTTCAAGATACTGTTTACCAGTGTTGATTTTCCAGAACCTGAAACACCTGTTACTGCTATAAATTTTCCTAGTGGAAAACGAACGTCAATGTTTTGAAGGTTATTTTCACTAGCACCTTTTATTTCTAAGAAGCGTCCATTTCCTTGTCGTCTTTTCGTTGGAACTGGAATACTTTTTTTCCCAGATAAATAGAGGCCTGTAATCGATTTTTTATTTTTAGCGACTTGTTTAGGTGTTCCAGAAGCTATAATTCGACCACCAAATTCTCCAGCCCCTGGCCCAACATCAATCAGCCAGTCAGCCTGCATCATGGTATCTTCATCATGTTCTACGACAATCAAAGTATTTCCTAAATCACGCATTTTCTTCAGACTCTCAATTAAACGATCATTATCTCTTTGGTGTAAACCAATGGAAGGTTCGTCCAATATATATAAAACACCAGACAGGTTAGAGCCAATTTGTGTCGCCAAGCGAATCCTCTGACTTTCACCACCTGATAATGTGCCTGCAGAACGTGATAGGGTTAAATAATTTAAACCAACATTATTTAAGAAGGTCAAACGATCATGAATTTCTTTTACGATAGGTTTGGCAATCGTTTCTTCATTTTCAGTCAAGACCAGACTTTCAAGCATGGCTAAATGATCTGAAATGGATAATTCGGAAATCTCCCCAATATGTGGTCCCTTTTCACCACCAACATGAACACACAAGGCTTTATCATTGAGGCGATAGCCATGACAAGTCGTACACGTCAAGGCATTCATATAACCTCTCATGACATTCCTAGTATACTCGCTGTTTGTTTCATGGTAGCGTCTGTTAATATTGGTGACCACTCCTTCAAAGCTTATATCAATATTTCGTTCACCACCAAAATCATTAACATAATGAAAATGAAACTCACGGTCTCCTGAACCATATAAAACCAGCTCTTTGTCTTTATCACTTAAATCTTGATAAGGAGTATCTAAATCCACACCAAAAGCTGTCATGGCCTGTTCCAACATCGTCGGATAATAATTCGAAGAAATGGGATTCCATGGTGCTATGGCTCCTTCCCTTAGAGTTTTACTTGGATCGGGAATAACCAAATCCATATCGACTTCTAGCTTAATCCCTAAACCATCACAGGTTTCGCAAGATCCAAATGGTGCATTGAAGGAGAAAAGACGAGGTTCTAATTCTGGCACTGTAAAACCGCAGATTGGGCAGGAATAATGTTCGGAGAATTGTAGCTCATTGCCGTCCATTGTGTCAATAATCAGATAGCCGTCACCAAGTCTCAGCGCAGCTTCAATCGAATCAAAAAGACGACTTCGAATACCTTCCTTATTCACAAGTCTGTCGATAACCACTTCGATATCATGCATTTTACTTTTAGAAAGTTCTGGAACTTCCGTGATATCATAAATCTCACCATCCACTCTAACGCGTACATAGCCATCTTTTTGAATTTTTTCAAATACGGATTTGTGTTGACCTTTTTTTCGGCGTACAATTGGCGATAAAATTTGCATGCGCGTTCGCTCTGGCAAAGCGATAACCTGCTCAACGATTTGTTCCACTGACGATGCTGTAATGGCTCCATGACCATTAATACAATAAGGTGTTCCAACACGAGCATACAAGAGACGCAAGTAGTCGTTGATTTCTGTTACAGTACCTACTGTCGAGCGAGGATTTTTACTAGTGGTTTTTTGATCAATGGAAATCGCTGGACTTAGGCCATCAATAGAATCCACATCAGGTTTTTCCATATTTCCTAAAAATTGGCGAGCATAAGCCGACAGACTCTCCACATAACGTCTTTGACCTTCTGCATAGATGGTATCAAAGGCTAAGCTAGATTTTCCTGATCCTGACAATCCAGTGACAACCACTAATTTATCACGCGGAATCTCCACATCAATATTTTTTAAATTATGAGCTCTCGCCCCGTGTATAATAATTTTATCTTGCATATAATTTGTGACTAAGCACTCCTTCGTTAAACTTTCCTTTATTATATCAAAATTTTCTAGTATAATTGATTTTTTAACTTGGCACAATTGCCTATATAATAAGGTTTATGAGTGTTCAGAAAAGTCTATTTTTCGTTTTAGCTTCCATTTTGGCTTGCTAAATTGCATTAATTGCCGTTTCGAAGTATGTGACGGCTTTTTTTGCGCTTTCTTTTGACAAGTGAGAATAGGTATCCATAGTCATAGCTAAAGTAGAATGGCCAAGACGGTTTTGTAATTCTTTATATTGGATACCTGAATTTAATAACAAGCTTGCATGGGTATGTCTGAATGCATGGAAACCAGTAACATCAACACCAGCCATTTGATAATGTTTATTCACCCTTTGGCGCAATGCTGAATGATCAGGATATAAATCAATAAAGTTTGAAAAGATTAGTTTTTCACTTCTTCCAAGTTTCCAAGCCTCTTGGGTTTGTCTCTTTTTGTATTCTTTCATCATGGCCACTGTGTTTTTATCAATATCAATAATTCTGTTACCTGATTTTGATTTAGTACTGTTTATCTTTCGGTAACTATTGACTGTTTTTGTTACTGAAATATATGAATTACTAAAATCAATATCTGACCACTCTAAAGCCAACGCCTCACCTATTCGGCAACCAGTGGCTAATAAGAACTTGTATAGGGTAATATCATAAAGATTTTTATAGATCCTAACATCTAAACCGTCAAGATATGTTAGAAACTTTTTCAACTCTTTATTATCAAGATAATTCAACTTTTTATCTTTTGATATTTTTCTAGGCAGAACAACATCACGCGCAGGGTTATTCAAAATTACCTGATTAATCACTCCATATTGAAGTATTCTCCTATTCATGGAATGGAGTATCCCAAAATTTGCGAAAGCATTCTTTTTATTATTATTGTCCCTATCGGCATAATCATTAAAGACTTGCTGAATGATAGGGGTTGTCAGTTTATCAAGCTTGTAATCTCCAAAATGTTTGAGTAGATGATTATCAAGCCTGCTCCTAGTGGCGATAAAATGATTGAGTTTAGATTTCTATTCTATTATTGTTTTAGGATTGATATTTTCTTTTTTTGTTATTTTCTTTTTTGAACGGATTGCTTCACTTTAAACTTCAAGTTATTAAATCGAGTATTTGTATGAATTTTATATATTTGCCAAGTTCTTTTTTCAAAGTGTCTAGAAAAGAAGCTTACTGCTTCTCTTAATGGATGTTGTCGCCACGTAACTACTAAAAGCCTGCTTCTTCCTTTTTTTCTATACCAATGCTATAATTTTTCTTATTTGGATTGAATGGGAATACGATAAATCTATTAGGTGTTTCTACTTCTAAAAAGTAATCATGTCTATACACAAGGAATTCAGAAAGAGCAAAATAATAACTAGTAGTTGAGTACGGTTCTAGAGTGATTGGTAATGTTTTTGTTTCAGCATCCATTTTTGTGAAAAACCTATGGTCTCTATCAATGACATTTCTCTTTTCATTTATAAGTTCGCCCACATTTGAAGAATAACTTTGAGACTCTTCTAGTGTCGCTGTTAAGTTTTCAATTGTTAACGGCAAAGAAGATTCGTTTACAAAAGTTAATTCTACATACATTACCTTTTCTTCAGTGTCAAAAATTGCTTGGGAATTATTTAATCCTAATCTGTACAGTTCTCGATAATGTTTAGAAATGAAAATGTACACGGAAATTGCCAAAGATACTATTGCAATCGCAAGTGATAGGTTATCTTTATCCATTTTTTAACTCAATATTTTTATTTTAATTATAGAACAAGGGAGTAAATTAAAAACAGTACCATTTAAGGTGCTGTTTTATTTATCTTTCACATTCTTAACCCAATAATCAAAGTTAGACTTCAAGCCATTTTTAGTTGTTCCATCTGGAGCAGTTTGACGTATCCAATTTAAAAATTGAAGAGCCTCATCGCCTTTAAGAATCAATGTATTATCTACTTTGTACCCATTAGAGGTCTGAAAAACCATACCAGTTTCTGTTCTTCCCTCACTTGTAATTGCAGAGTCAGGTTGAATATAAAAACCATCTCTTATAATTGATCCGTTGCTATCTGTTATTGGTTTATTAATATAATCTCTCAGGTGGACATAAACAGTTGTGTATTGAGGTTTTTGATTAGTTTGTGCTTGCGATTGTTCAGCTGTTATTTGGCTATCGGATTTATTTTCTGATGTTGGCGATGATGGTTCGTTGGAAATGGATGACATCTGCTTTCTCACATATTGTTCATCGTAACCTTTGTTATTAGTCCATGATAATTTAGATAAATTTTCTTTTTTATCATTAGCAAGTCCTAATTCACGTTGATCAAATTCAGTCATTTGTATATCAACCTTTTGTTTTAAAATTTCTATTGACTTTCCATTTTTCCCAATTTGCATGACTTGTTCTTTACCTTTTTCATCAGGTAGTGTCCATTCATAATACGCTATTTTACCACTGATATAAATAGTAAATGAACTCCTGTAATTAAGTGTGAACGTGTTTGCTTTAACAAGCAGAACAGGTTTTCCTGATTGTAAATAATAGATAGCACCTGCATGCGATCCGTCACCAACAATTAACTCATCGACTCCATCTTTATTTATGTCTTTAAAAACATATTTTTCTATGGTTTTATCTTTTTCTATTTCTTGAATCAAACTATCATATGATTTTCTACTATTCTTACTTGTTTGTGCTACATTATTATCTTTTTTAACGATTTTTCGGGTATTTCTCTTATCTCCATTAGAACATCCAACTAACATTAGTCCGATTGTTAATATAATAAATGGCTTAATTTTCATAATAATACTCCTTTAATGTCATTTTACCATTAAAACATTTATCAGAGTTCAATTATCAAATTTTTTCTATACTAATTACATTTTTGCAATAAAAAAGCCACCGCCTAGCAGTGACAAAATACGACAACAGAATAACAACTATAAAACTCAAAAAAAGTAAATTACAAGAAATGGATATCAACTTTAGTGATAATTTACTCATATTAAAAGTTGAAACGTGCTTAGAATGGCAATGTCAGGATCACAAAAATATTGCGGGTCAGTCCATTTGGGAAATCGGTCGCAGGTTAAATCACGTTAAAGAAAATGATTTGGCGCATGGTCAGTTTGAAAAATGGGTAGAGAACTTGGGAATGGCTACTAGTGAAGCTAGAAAATTCATGACTGTAGCAAAACGACTTCCAAATCGTTCAACGTTGAACGATTTAGGAACATCTGCTTTATACCTCATCGCAACTCTACCAGAAGAAGAAAAGCAAACCCAGCTTGAAAAAGTAGAGCAAGGCGACAATCCAACAGTAAGAGACTTACAAGACCTCAAACGTAAGTTAAAGGATTCAGAGGACGAATTGGTTAGATACATAGTTTAATCAAAAAATAGTATTGGCAAAAATACACTTTAAAAGTTTGATATTTTAAAAAAAGTATTAAAAAGTTGAAAAATATTATATAATGTAAATGTTTACGAATTATTTATGAAAAGGAATTTAGGATGAAAAAGAAATTTTTAACCGTTTTATTATTTATGGCTGTCTTAACTCTTGTTGGATGTTCCAAGTCCTCAAATACGAAAAAAGAGACAAAATACTATGATCAAGATTTTATCACTGCTTTACAAGACGGTATGATCGCAAGATGGGATTATATCGCTAAAAAAGATAAAGATAAAAAACACGTAGATAGCGGTAGTGATTATCAAAAATTTGTAAATTTAGAATTAAAAACTATTTCAAAATATGAGAATTTGAAATTCAAAGATTCTAAGTTGAAAGAATATGCAATTTCATATATCAATGAGATGAATAACGGTTTGAAAGTAGCAAAAACGTTTGGCTCAGAATCTTTTGATCAAAAATGGTATGAACATCAAAATCGAAGAAAAGAGTTAATTGTTGAAATTAATAGAATTCAAAAACTAAAAGTTCCTGAAAAACACCAACACTGGATTGATGAACTTTTAGCTGGTGGTAAAGAAGTTAAACAAAATAATAAAAATGAACAAGTTGTAAAAGATTTTGTTAATAAAATTGAGTTTGCTCGTAATGAGGAAAAATCTGATGAACATACTTCATATTATGAAGTAACAGTAGAAAATACAACTGGATTAACTATTAAAGAGTTAGGTATAGAGGTTAAATTACTTGATGCAAATGGTGTAGTTGTTGGTACTGAATATATAAATGCTCCAAATTGGGCAAAAAATGAGAAACGTCTACTAGGATTCATGGCTTTTAAAGATTTTGAAAAAACTGAATATGTTGTTTTATATCAAGAAACAGAATAAAAAATAGCAGGCATTTAATGCTTGCTTTTTCCGTGGTTAATCATAGGTATTGTATTTTAAAACGTGCTTAGAATGGCAATGTCAGCACTCTTCATAATCTCATTAGTGGTAAAATCGTGATACCAGTAAAATTATAGACATTGTCTTCTAACTTAAAGTTAAATCTGATATTTCTCAAAATATTACAGTTGCTGGCATTTAAAATAAAATAATTCTTACCACTTGATCTCATACAGTGCAAAATATCGTCTTTTAAAAAGACGGGTGGTTCTACCATTGTAGAATACTTTAAAAACATTTCCTCGTATTGTCGATAGTTTTTAGAATAATAATCAAAATCAGCTGCTGACTTTTCTTTATATCCGTATTTCATAAGCACATTATACAAAATTAGGGTATACTAGTAATGTTATAACTTTACACATTGAGCACGGGGTATACCTACCCCACCGACCCATTTTTAAGTACTTCCCGATGTATTATACATTTTTTCTCACGTTAGGATTTAGAACTCTTTTTAGTATTTTACTTTATTATGAAAAGTGGTAAAATACACTTAGGTAAGGTTCTTACCAAAACCTATTTACAATATCGACTTAACAATTTCGATTAGTAGTTTAATTATTTCTAGTAGCGCAATTACTATTGATAATTTTACTAATCTATCTTGTTGAGTCTTTTTTTGGAGATAACAATATGAGTAAATTAATCATTGTAGCTATCCTAGCCATTATAATAGCTATGTACGCTGGCGATAGAAAAAAATAAAAGTTTTATAATTGACAACGTTTTCAAACAGGATTATAATTACTTCAAAATTATAAAAAGAAACGAGATTATACATTATGGTTTTAGGAAAAAATGGTTATAATTACACAATCGAATTTAAGAATACTGATCAAGTAATTGACTTGAAAAGTAATTCAAATATAATGGAACACGTTGAAGTTTTAAAACACCTAAATGATAATATGTATTATGTTCTTTCTCAAAAGAATGATAAAAATTTAAAAGAGCTACTTATGGCAGAATTTAACCTCCAAGCAAACCAAGTAATAGTTGTTGTGCCAAGAGGTGTTATGGGTCTGGGTGGATTTATGTAACTAACTAATTGAGATAAAAAATAAGCGCCCCTAAAGGTGCCTATTTCTTTATAATATAAAAATTAACTGGTATTTATTGATAACGTTTTCAAATAAGAATATAATCATCTCAATTTATTAAGAAGGCTTGGTAAGAACATGGATATATTTATAAGATTATTAGGACTACTACTTATTATTTTTGTAATTTGGCTTATTTTTTATTTATTAAATAGAACAAATAGAAAAGCGATTGAGATAACGGGACAAAATTATTTAATAACTGTAAACTCGGCAAAAAATATTGATTTAGAAAATAATAAAAAAATACGTCAAGTAGTCCGTATCATTTCCCATAATAAAGATAATTCTACATATTCAATTCAATCAAAAAAAGACGCTAAATTCCTAAAAGATCTAATAAAATCAGAATTTGATTTAACAAAACAGGAAATTGAAGTTAAAAGAGTAACTTCAAAAGTATTATTTGGAGCTCCTCTAATTTAAAGGAAGTAATAGATTAAATAGTAAAATATTTAAATTCAATCGATCATTAGTACTTTAAAAGACACCATAATAGGTGCCTTTTTTCTTGCTTGTGGGACTCATTTTTTAAAATATATTAAATTTCAGCTTCCATTTTGGCTTGCTTTGGCTTACTATCTAAACCAATATTTAGAAAAGCTAATATTTTGAAAAGCCTATACTTAAGCATTAATAGCATTTATAGCTATTAAACGTTTTTATCTCGCAATAACAAAATTTTCTAATATTCAGTTGACCCAAATCCAGGCTTTTATAGTATAATAAGATAGTGTTTAGTTAAAATTGGGATAGTACGTGTTACAAGTTGTTTTCACAAATTTTCACGTTTTTCATCTCCGTTTGCACTCATTTAAAACAATCAATATCATGTAAAAGGAGGGCTTGTCATGAAACAAATGTTTCTTTCATCAGCAATAGAATTTAAAGAAATTGAAACATTCGAGCCAGGGGCTTGGATAAAATTGGTAAACCCTTCCCAAGAAGAATCTCTTGAAATTGCTGAACAATTTAACATTGATATTGAAGACTTAAGAGCACCACTCGATATCGAAGAAACATCACGTATTGCTGTTGAAGATGACTATACCTTAATCATTGTCGACGTTCCAACTTATGAAGAGCGTAACAATAAAAGTTATTATATAACGGTTCCACTTGGCATTATCGTTACCGAGCAAGCTGTGATTACAACCTGCTTACACGAACTCACTCTCTTTGATAACTTCCATAACAAAAGGGTGAAAAACTTCTATACCTTCATGAAAACTCGCTTTGTTTTTCAAATTCTTTATAGAAATGCAGAGCTCTTTTTAACAGCCCTCCGTACCATCGATCGTCAGAGTGATCGTTTGGAGGCCAGGCTAGAAGCGGCAACACGTAATGAAGAATTAATTGACATGATGGAGCTTGAAAAATCCATTGTCTATTTAAAAGCTTCGCTTAAATTTAATGAACGAATCGTCAAAAAATTGTCTAGCAGCACTAGCTCCTTGAAAAAGTATATTGAAGATGAAGATCTTTTAGAAGACACTCTCATCGAAACCCAACAGGCTATCGAAATGGCAGGAATCTATGAAAAAATCTTGAACGCCATGACCGAAACAACTGCTTCTATCATTA
This window encodes:
- a CDS encoding FxLYD domain-containing protein, with the protein product MKKKFLTVLLFMAVLTLVGCSKSSNTKKETKYYDQDFITALQDGMIARWDYIAKKDKDKKHVDSGSDYQKFVNLELKTISKYENLKFKDSKLKEYAISYINEMNNGLKVAKTFGSESFDQKWYEHQNRRKELIVEINRIQKLKVPEKHQHWIDELLAGGKEVKQNNKNEQVVKDFVNKIEFARNEEKSDEHTSYYEVTVENTTGLTIKELGIEVKLLDANGVVVGTEYINAPNWAKNEKRLLGFMAFKDFEKTEYVVLYQETE
- the uvrA gene encoding excinuclease ABC subunit UvrA, which codes for MQDKIIIHGARAHNLKNIDVEIPRDKLVVVTGLSGSGKSSLAFDTIYAEGQRRYVESLSAYARQFLGNMEKPDVDSIDGLSPAISIDQKTTSKNPRSTVGTVTEINDYLRLLYARVGTPYCINGHGAITASSVEQIVEQVIALPERTRMQILSPIVRRKKGQHKSVFEKIQKDGYVRVRVDGEIYDITEVPELSKSKMHDIEVVIDRLVNKEGIRSRLFDSIEAALRLGDGYLIIDTMDGNELQFSEHYSCPICGFTVPELEPRLFSFNAPFGSCETCDGLGIKLEVDMDLVIPDPSKTLREGAIAPWNPISSNYYPTMLEQAMTAFGVDLDTPYQDLSDKDKELVLYGSGDREFHFHYVNDFGGERNIDISFEGVVTNINRRYHETNSEYTRNVMRGYMNALTCTTCHGYRLNDKALCVHVGGEKGPHIGEISELSISDHLAMLESLVLTENEETIAKPIVKEIHDRLTFLNNVGLNYLTLSRSAGTLSGGESQRIRLATQIGSNLSGVLYILDEPSIGLHQRDNDRLIESLKKMRDLGNTLIVVEHDEDTMMQADWLIDVGPGAGEFGGRIIASGTPKQVAKNKKSITGLYLSGKKSIPVPTKRRQGNGRFLEIKGASENNLQNIDVRFPLGKFIAVTGVSGSGKSTLVNSILKKVVAQKLNRNSDKPGKYKSFEGIEHVDRLIDIDQSPIGRTPRSNPATYTGVFDDIRDLFAQTNEAKIRGYKKGRFSFNVKGGRCEACSGDGIIKIEMHFLPDVYVPCEVCHGRRYNSETLEVHYKEKNIAQVLDMTVDDALEFFAAIPKIARKIQTIKDVGLGYVTLGQPATTLSGGEAQRMKLASELHKRSTGKSLYILDEPTTGLHTDDIARLLTVLERFVDDGNTVLVIEHNLDVIKSADHIIDLGPEGGVGGGQIIATGTPEEIAQVDSSYTGRYLKAKL
- a CDS encoding DUF3102 domain-containing protein; amino-acid sequence: MDINFSDNLLILKVETCLEWQCQDHKNIAGQSIWEIGRRLNHVKENDLAHGQFEKWVENLGMATSEARKFMTVAKRLPNRSTLNDLGTSALYLIATLPEEEKQTQLEKVEQGDNPTVRDLQDLKRKLKDSEDELVRYIV
- a CDS encoding DUF5960 family protein, giving the protein MKYGYKEKSAADFDYYSKNYRQYEEMFLKYSTMVEPPVFLKDDILHCMRSSGKNYFILNASNCNILRNIRFNFKLEDNVYNFTGITILPLMRL
- a CDS encoding tyrosine-type recombinase/integrase, yielding MNRRILQYGVINQVILNNPARDVVLPRKISKDKKLNYLDNKELKKFLTYLDGLDVRIYKNLYDITLYKFLLATGCRIGEALALEWSDIDFSNSYISVTKTVNSYRKINSTKSKSGNRIIDIDKNTVAMMKEYKKRQTQEAWKLGRSEKLIFSNFIDLYPDHSALRQRVNKHYQMAGVDVTGFHAFRHTHASLLLNSGIQYKELQNRLGHSTLAMTMDTYSHLSKESAKKAVTYFETAINAI
- a CDS encoding M24 family metallopeptidase, with amino-acid sequence MIGFLEQRVRKCQQLMKEKGIEALLITHLTNIYYLTGFSGTAATVLITASRRVFITDSRYALMAKASVEGFDIIESREPLKIVAYFLETDHINSLGFEEEVTFSFYQALQNQLPKIDLLPQSGFVETLRLIKDDSEIETIAEACRITDKAFIDVLDFIKAGQTTEIEVANFLDFRMRHYGASGLSFESIVASGERSAMPHGRASHKVIENGDSLTMDFGCYYNHYVSDMTRTIHVGQVTDQEREIYDIVLKANEALIAKASAGMTYSDYDAVPREVIANAGYGSNFTHGIGHGIGLDIHENPFFTKSDQVLKAGMVVTDEPGIYIDGRYGLRIEDDLVITENGCRILTLAPKELIVI
- a CDS encoding magnesium transporter CorA family protein, which encodes MKQMFLSSAIEFKEIETFEPGAWIKLVNPSQEESLEIAEQFNIDIEDLRAPLDIEETSRIAVEDDYTLIIVDVPTYEERNNKSYYITVPLGIIVTEQAVITTCLHELTLFDNFHNKRVKNFYTFMKTRFVFQILYRNAELFLTALRTIDRQSDRLEARLEAATRNEELIDMMELEKSIVYLKASLKFNERIVKKLSSSTSSLKKYIEDEDLLEDTLIETQQAIEMAGIYEKILNAMTETTASIINNNQNTIMKTLALMTMTLDIPTVIFSAYGMNFQNNWMPFNDLEHGFFLIVLIAALGSSGVIIYFLRKKWF